The Alkalibacter rhizosphaerae genomic sequence CAATTTCATCCGGACTCTTTTCAAGACACATTGAGACTTTTGACCCCTTCGTCGTTGGTTCTGGAAGTCCTTCCAGATGACACCGGCGCAATTTCTCAAATACTATAAGGAGTGACATGCATGTTGACCAAATATTTGATCGTAAGTAAAGAAATTTTACCCACCTATTATGATAAAGTCATCGAGGCCCGAAACCTGATCGACAGCGGAAAAGTTGAAAACGTCAGCGATGCGGTAAAAGCCGTCGGCATCAGTCGAAGCACCTATTATAAATACAAAGATCACGTCTTTTCTCCTTCCACCCAATTTGGTCGAAAGGCGACCCTTAGTTTCGTCCTGGATCACAAGAAAGGAGTTCTGTCCCATCTGCTCAACTTGATGGCGGAAGAAGGCGCAAACATATTGACGATCAGCCAGGATATTCCCATTCACCAAAGAGCCATCGTGAACATGACCATCGACGTCTTGGACATGCAAAACTCTCTGGATTATCTCGTCGATCGATTGAAGGAATTGGATGGTGTATCCAAAGCGAAATTGCTGGCAATAGAATAAGAAAGCAGCCTCTATATAGAAGCTGCTTTCTCTTATTTTACTACCGCCTGTTATTCGTGGACGATGGCCTTCAGTTGAAAATCTGCATAGCTTTCCATGCCGTGTTCTGTAATATCCAATCCTTCCAATTCTTCCACTTTTGAGACTCGAAGTCCTATGGTTGCATCGATGACTTTGAACAGGATAAACGCACCTGTCATGGTCCATGCAGCAACAGCCACCACTCCAATGGCTTGCACTCCCAACAATGCAAATCCGCCTCCGTACAACAATCCGCCATCTACAGCAAAGAAACCGACCAGAAGCGTCCCAAGAGCTCCACATACGCCATGAACACTGATGGCTCCCACCGGATCATCCACTTTCAAAACATG encodes the following:
- a CDS encoding ACT domain-containing protein, with translation MLTKYLIVSKEILPTYYDKVIEARNLIDSGKVENVSDAVKAVGISRSTYYKYKDHVFSPSTQFGRKATLSFVLDHKKGVLSHLLNLMAEEGANILTISQDIPIHQRAIVNMTIDVLDMQNSLDYLVDRLKELDGVSKAKLLAIE